The following coding sequences lie in one Pseudarthrobacter phenanthrenivorans Sphe3 genomic window:
- a CDS encoding deoxyguanosinetriphosphate triphosphohydrolase: MSPVAETRTDAPVLPGYDTHDSARWVEEPPKNVYRSDFERDRARVLHSSALRRLGAKTQVVAPDTDDFVRTRLTHSLEVAQVGRELGRSLGCDPDVVDTACLSHDLGHPPFGHNGESALNEVAHAIGGFEGNAQTLRLLTRLEPKVLTPDGQPAGLNLTRASLDAAAKYPWSALEAPVIHGQRTSKFGAYEDDLPIFNWLREGAPERRSCLEAQVMDLADDISYSVHDVEDAIVAGHFQLRWMDNPDHRARVVGYAKQWYLPHNDPAAIDAALARLEATDVWVREADGSRKSMAALKNMTSQLIGRFCQSALETTRAVYGPENLTRYNAELMVPDETVMEIAVMKGLATTFVMTTEHRQPIYERQREVLHALVTALSATGDRHLEPMFAADWRDAPDDAARLRVVIDQVASLTDGSALAMYERLVGSLPSLW; encoded by the coding sequence ATGTCTCCGGTGGCTGAAACGCGCACTGACGCGCCCGTGCTGCCCGGCTATGACACGCACGATTCCGCCCGCTGGGTGGAGGAACCGCCCAAGAACGTCTACCGCTCCGACTTTGAACGGGACCGCGCCCGGGTGCTGCATTCCTCCGCGCTCCGCCGGCTCGGCGCCAAGACCCAGGTGGTGGCACCGGACACGGACGACTTTGTCCGCACCCGCCTGACCCACAGCCTGGAGGTGGCACAGGTGGGCCGCGAGCTGGGCCGTTCCCTGGGCTGCGACCCGGACGTGGTGGACACCGCCTGCCTGAGCCACGATCTTGGCCATCCGCCGTTCGGGCACAACGGCGAATCGGCGCTGAACGAGGTGGCCCACGCCATCGGGGGCTTCGAAGGCAACGCCCAGACCCTGCGGCTGCTGACCCGGCTGGAACCCAAGGTGCTGACCCCGGACGGGCAGCCTGCGGGGCTGAACCTCACCAGGGCCAGCCTGGACGCGGCCGCGAAGTACCCGTGGTCGGCGCTGGAAGCCCCGGTGATCCATGGGCAGCGGACCAGCAAGTTCGGCGCCTACGAGGATGACCTCCCCATCTTCAACTGGCTCCGGGAAGGAGCGCCGGAGCGGCGGTCCTGCCTGGAGGCCCAGGTCATGGACCTCGCCGATGACATCTCCTACTCCGTGCACGACGTCGAGGACGCCATTGTGGCGGGCCACTTCCAGCTGCGTTGGATGGACAACCCGGACCACCGCGCCCGGGTGGTGGGGTACGCCAAGCAGTGGTACCTGCCGCACAACGATCCCGCGGCCATCGACGCCGCCCTGGCCAGGCTTGAGGCCACGGACGTGTGGGTGCGGGAAGCAGACGGCAGCCGCAAATCCATGGCCGCCCTGAAAAACATGACCAGCCAGCTGATCGGCCGGTTCTGCCAGAGCGCCCTGGAAACCACCCGTGCCGTGTACGGACCGGAGAACCTGACGCGGTACAACGCCGAGCTCATGGTGCCTGATGAGACCGTCATGGAGATCGCGGTGATGAAGGGCCTGGCCACAACCTTCGTGATGACCACGGAGCACCGGCAGCCCATCTATGAACGGCAGCGCGAGGTGCTCCACGCCCTGGTCACGGCGCTCAGCGCCACGGGTGACCGCCACCTCGAACCGATGTTCGCCGCGGACTGGCGGGACGCACCGGACGACGCCGCCCGCCTTCGCGTGGTGATCGACCAGGTGGCCTCGCTGACGGACGGCTCGGCGCTGGCCATGTACGAGCGGCTGGTGGGGAGCCTGCCGTCGCTGTGGTGA
- a CDS encoding YibE/F family protein: MGSGHSHASTGHSEPSPQAMAARRKANRILAAVLIPLTLLTLAGMAMLWPSGSKEGISLANPYSAAPGVTFDTGTIQSVETDNCMQGVAQQGNGGQSQNQQGQQSQQGSECTFALTEPDKGGSPVNVVINPDVAKSHGVKPGDQIRYLNLSNAQGAGASQGSPAFIFVDFVRTLPIVLLALLYAAVVIAVARWRGLRALIGLVGAYFVLAGFMLPGLVEGKPPLLLALVGSTVIMIGVLYFAHGFSARTSTALLGTMFGLGITALLAAWATGAANLAGVGNHDATTLVNTSANISISGVILCGLIISGLGVLNDVTITQSSAVWELYELAPGSSARKLFTSAMRIGRDHIASTVYTIAFAYAGAALPILIIVMLYDRPLADTLTSAELSEEVIRTLVGSIGLVLAIPVTTLIAVLVVKATGVRAGLPAAPAAHEAEPSTGQLKQTDDGGTRLRAGASRPGGGGEEGNAVQEPGVEDTGSLAAAALARRSRPAGEERDGELPTRRGRRADRG, translated from the coding sequence ATGGGCTCCGGTCACTCCCACGCTTCTACAGGTCATTCGGAGCCGTCGCCGCAGGCGATGGCTGCCCGGCGGAAGGCAAACCGCATCCTGGCGGCAGTCCTGATTCCACTGACGCTGCTCACCCTCGCGGGCATGGCGATGCTCTGGCCGTCGGGCAGCAAGGAAGGCATTTCGCTGGCCAACCCCTACTCCGCCGCTCCTGGCGTCACCTTCGACACCGGCACCATCCAAAGCGTGGAGACGGACAACTGCATGCAGGGTGTGGCCCAGCAGGGCAACGGCGGGCAGTCCCAAAACCAGCAGGGCCAGCAAAGCCAGCAGGGATCCGAATGCACGTTCGCCCTGACGGAACCTGACAAGGGCGGAAGCCCGGTCAACGTGGTCATCAACCCGGACGTCGCCAAGTCGCACGGGGTGAAACCCGGGGACCAGATCCGCTACCTGAACCTGTCCAACGCCCAGGGCGCCGGCGCGTCCCAGGGTTCTCCGGCCTTCATCTTCGTGGACTTCGTGCGGACCCTGCCGATAGTCCTGCTCGCGCTGCTGTACGCGGCGGTGGTGATCGCGGTGGCCCGCTGGCGGGGGTTGCGCGCACTGATCGGGCTGGTGGGCGCCTACTTCGTGCTGGCCGGCTTCATGCTTCCCGGGCTGGTGGAAGGAAAGCCTCCGCTGCTGCTGGCGCTGGTGGGGTCCACGGTGATCATGATCGGAGTCCTGTACTTCGCCCACGGTTTCTCTGCCCGGACGTCCACCGCGCTCCTGGGAACGATGTTCGGGCTGGGGATCACGGCGCTCCTGGCCGCCTGGGCCACCGGCGCGGCGAATCTCGCCGGGGTGGGCAACCACGACGCCACCACACTGGTTAACACCTCGGCGAACATCTCAATTTCCGGAGTCATCCTCTGCGGACTCATCATTTCCGGGCTGGGTGTGCTGAACGATGTAACCATCACCCAGTCCTCCGCCGTATGGGAGCTGTACGAACTGGCTCCCGGCAGCAGTGCCCGGAAGCTGTTCACCTCGGCCATGCGGATCGGCCGCGACCACATTGCCTCCACCGTCTACACCATTGCCTTCGCTTACGCCGGCGCGGCCCTGCCCATCCTCATCATCGTGATGCTTTATGACCGGCCGCTCGCTGACACGCTCACCAGCGCGGAACTGTCGGAGGAAGTCATTCGGACCCTCGTCGGATCCATCGGCCTGGTGCTGGCCATCCCGGTCACCACGCTGATCGCGGTCCTCGTAGTGAAGGCAACCGGCGTCCGGGCGGGCCTGCCGGCGGCGCCGGCGGCACACGAAGCAGAACCTTCCACAGGGCAGCTGAAGCAAACGGACGACGGCGGCACGCGGCTCCGTGCGGGTGCGTCCAGACCAGGCGGCGGCGGCGAAGAAGGCAACGCAGTTCAGGAGCCGGGCGTGGAGGACACCGGTTCGCTGGCTGCTGCGGCCCTGGCCCGGCGGTCACGCCCAGCAGGCGAAGAACGGGACGGGGAGCTGCCCACACGCCGCGGCCGCCGGGCTGACCGGGGCTGA
- a CDS encoding SGNH/GDSL hydrolase family protein, with amino-acid sequence MTEASAIETSPAHPGSHPWTRYVAMGDSFTEGIGDPEPSSPGGFRGWADRVAEELGRTQPDFAYANLAVRGRLLQQVVDQQLAPCLALKPDLVTLSAGGNDLLRPGGDPDVLAEKLDSVVQILAMGGATVVLFNGPDTGSSVLGRIRSKVAIYNENLRTVAARHDAVIADMWSLRQLGDPQMWDQDRLHFSPLGHHTIAAMVLDSLNVEHTLEPLQPKPLPPRNWREARSNDLVWARQYFVPWVLRRLRNQSSGDGIAPKRPTPGPVFGAGVPLGSGEGPLGTAS; translated from the coding sequence GTGACTGAAGCAAGTGCCATCGAGACCTCGCCCGCGCATCCCGGATCCCACCCCTGGACCCGCTACGTGGCGATGGGCGATTCCTTCACGGAGGGCATCGGCGACCCCGAGCCCTCGAGCCCGGGCGGGTTCCGCGGCTGGGCTGACCGGGTGGCGGAGGAACTGGGCCGGACCCAGCCGGACTTCGCCTACGCCAACCTGGCAGTCCGCGGCAGGCTGCTGCAGCAGGTCGTGGACCAGCAGCTGGCCCCGTGCCTTGCCCTGAAACCCGATCTTGTGACCCTCTCCGCCGGCGGCAACGATCTCCTGCGTCCCGGCGGAGACCCCGACGTCCTCGCCGAGAAGCTCGATTCGGTGGTGCAGATCCTGGCCATGGGCGGCGCCACGGTGGTGCTGTTCAACGGACCGGACACCGGCTCCTCGGTGCTGGGCAGGATCCGCAGCAAGGTGGCCATCTATAACGAGAACCTGCGGACCGTGGCCGCGCGCCATGACGCCGTCATCGCCGACATGTGGTCCCTGCGGCAACTGGGCGATCCGCAGATGTGGGACCAGGACAGGCTGCATTTCTCCCCGCTGGGGCACCACACCATCGCAGCCATGGTGCTCGATTCGCTGAACGTGGAACACACGCTGGAACCACTGCAGCCCAAGCCGCTTCCGCCACGGAACTGGCGGGAAGCCCGCTCCAACGACCTCGTGTGGGCGCGCCAGTACTTCGTGCCGTGGGTGCTTCGACGGTTGCGGAACCAGTCGTCCGGAGACGGCATCGCGCCCAAGCGTCCGACGCCGGGTCCCGTCTTTGGAGCAGGCGTTCCCTTGGGCTCCGGCGAGGGACCGTTGGGCACGGCAAGCTAG
- a CDS encoding glycine--tRNA ligase: MAAKSVLDQVISLSKRRGFVFQAGEIYGGSRSAWDYGPLGAELKENIKRQWWQSMVRGREDVVGLDSSVILPRQVWEASGHVEVFSDPLVECLSCHKRYRADHLEEEYEEKKGRPAENGLKDIACANCGTRGQWTEPQEFSGLLKTYLGPVASEEGLHYLRPETAQGIFVNFNNVLTTSRKKPPFGIGQIGKSFRNEITPGNFIFRTREFEQMEMEFFVEPGTDEEWHKYWMNERMAWYTGLGIREENLRFFEHPQEKLSHYSKGTTDIEYRFGFQGSEWGELEGIANRTDFDLSTHAKASGTDLSYFNQATNERYIPYVIEPAAGLTRSFMAFLVDAYTEDEAPNAKGGVDVRTVLKLDPRLAPVKAAVLPLSRNEDLSPKAKDLGAQLRKNWNIDFDDAGAIGRRYRRQDEIGTPFCITVDFDTLEDQAVTIRERDTMSQERVSLDKVEGYLAARLIGA; encoded by the coding sequence ATGGCAGCAAAATCCGTTCTCGACCAGGTCATTTCCCTCTCCAAGCGGAGGGGCTTCGTGTTCCAGGCCGGTGAGATCTACGGAGGTTCGCGCTCTGCCTGGGACTACGGGCCCCTCGGCGCCGAACTGAAGGAAAACATCAAGCGCCAGTGGTGGCAGTCCATGGTCCGCGGCCGCGAGGACGTGGTGGGCCTGGACTCCTCCGTCATCCTGCCCCGCCAGGTCTGGGAAGCCTCCGGCCACGTGGAGGTCTTCTCCGACCCCCTGGTGGAGTGCCTCTCCTGCCACAAGCGCTACCGTGCCGACCACCTCGAGGAAGAGTACGAGGAAAAGAAGGGCCGCCCGGCCGAGAACGGCCTGAAGGACATTGCCTGCGCCAACTGCGGCACCCGCGGCCAGTGGACCGAGCCGCAGGAATTCTCCGGCCTGCTCAAGACCTACCTCGGCCCGGTGGCCAGCGAGGAAGGCCTGCACTACCTGCGCCCCGAAACGGCCCAGGGCATCTTCGTCAACTTCAACAACGTCCTCACCACGTCCCGGAAGAAGCCGCCGTTCGGCATCGGCCAGATCGGCAAGTCCTTCCGCAACGAGATCACGCCCGGCAACTTCATCTTCCGCACCCGCGAGTTCGAGCAGATGGAGATGGAGTTCTTCGTGGAGCCCGGCACGGATGAAGAGTGGCACAAATACTGGATGAACGAGCGCATGGCCTGGTACACCGGCCTGGGCATCCGCGAGGAGAACCTGCGGTTCTTCGAGCACCCGCAGGAGAAGCTGAGCCACTATTCCAAGGGCACCACGGACATCGAATACCGCTTCGGCTTCCAGGGCTCCGAGTGGGGCGAGCTCGAGGGCATCGCCAACCGCACGGACTTCGACCTCTCCACCCACGCCAAGGCCTCCGGCACGGACCTGAGCTACTTCAACCAGGCCACCAACGAGCGCTACATCCCGTACGTCATCGAGCCCGCCGCCGGCCTGACGCGCTCCTTCATGGCGTTCCTGGTGGACGCCTACACGGAGGACGAGGCTCCCAACGCCAAGGGCGGCGTGGACGTCCGCACCGTCCTGAAGCTTGACCCGCGGCTTGCGCCGGTCAAGGCTGCCGTGCTGCCGCTGAGCCGCAACGAGGACCTCTCCCCGAAGGCCAAGGACCTGGGCGCGCAGCTGCGCAAGAACTGGAACATCGACTTCGACGACGCCGGCGCCATTGGCCGCCGCTACCGCCGCCAGGACGAAATCGGTACCCCGTTCTGCATCACCGTGGACTTCGACACCCTCGAGGACCAGGCCGTGACCATCCGCGAGCGGGACACCATGAGCCAGGAACGCGTCTCCTTGGACAAGGTGGAGGGCTACCTGGCCGCACGCCTGATCGGCGCCTAG
- a CDS encoding RNA-binding S4 domain-containing protein, translating into MSNVEEITIRDSMIRLGQLLKLANLVEDGVEAAELIKNGLVKVNGEIDDRRGRQLHNGDTVTVNNQTVRVVAPAA; encoded by the coding sequence ATGAGCAATGTTGAAGAGATCACCATCCGCGACAGCATGATCCGCCTGGGCCAGCTCCTGAAGCTCGCCAACCTGGTGGAAGACGGGGTGGAAGCGGCAGAGCTCATCAAGAACGGGCTGGTCAAGGTCAACGGTGAAATCGACGACCGGCGCGGCCGCCAGCTCCACAACGGGGACACCGTCACGGTCAACAACCAGACCGTGCGCGTGGTGGCGCCCGCAGCCTGA
- a CDS encoding alpha/beta hydrolase: MTEAEVFPAPVVLWSHPEDQRDGKPLLVLLHGYGANEQDLLSLADLLPGDFAVASVRAPIAMGPGFTWFPLTASIDYSLERVKAASSYVLDWIDAIRVGHPSVTLLGFSMGMAMATTLLRQRPTDFAAVVGLSGFVVDAGGDPTFRDDELDGTIPMFWGRDQQDPVITPDKIEYTMGWVRKHVKLTKVLYTGMWHGINQQEIGHVGEFLTHEVLKK; the protein is encoded by the coding sequence ATGACTGAAGCCGAAGTATTTCCTGCCCCTGTTGTTTTGTGGTCCCATCCCGAGGACCAGCGCGACGGCAAGCCGCTGCTGGTGCTGCTGCACGGATATGGGGCCAACGAGCAGGACCTGCTCAGCCTGGCTGACCTGCTGCCGGGGGACTTCGCCGTCGCGTCGGTCCGGGCTCCGATCGCCATGGGGCCGGGGTTCACCTGGTTCCCGCTCACGGCGTCCATCGACTACTCCCTGGAACGGGTCAAGGCGGCCTCGTCCTATGTGCTGGACTGGATCGACGCCATCCGGGTGGGCCATCCGTCCGTGACGCTGCTCGGCTTCTCCATGGGCATGGCCATGGCCACCACGCTCCTGCGGCAGCGCCCCACGGACTTCGCCGCCGTCGTCGGACTCTCAGGCTTCGTGGTGGATGCCGGCGGTGACCCGACCTTCCGGGACGATGAGCTGGACGGGACCATCCCCATGTTCTGGGGCCGCGACCAGCAGGATCCGGTGATCACCCCGGACAAGATCGAATACACCATGGGCTGGGTCCGGAAGCACGTCAAGCTCACCAAGGTGCTGTACACGGGCATGTGGCACGGGATCAACCAGCAGGAGATCGGGCACGTGGGCGAATTCCTCACCCACGAGGTCCTCAAGAAGTAG
- a CDS encoding GNAT family N-acetyltransferase — protein MAIEYREWREGDDLALLEIWGDPETHQARQFRGALAPSTDGTGGTPWRRCIVAEDVVDGVGIPVAAGVVYEASLHPERLWTYIEVARDHRRSGIGATLLTMLRREAEQSPSGVSALRAKVEPGSAGAAFAEHFGLAPIQRSRLVVVEPGALRLPVFPATNDGGGPANDENAGSDVVMDLATGSVELTDVVGRYYTSIHDWDSPGVLSVGQVQRLFLDELTGAHGAIVLRARPESAFGSGVAPSRKGRIRAFAVSYAAPADPDAAPGQEAAGPETPTDVFVGHEPALAADDAAEAVRDMLALIAYQHPVMLELDDSMTALRAAVEPLLESGKARLAGPETVVVSD, from the coding sequence ATGGCCATCGAATACCGCGAATGGCGCGAGGGTGACGACCTGGCGCTCCTGGAAATCTGGGGCGACCCGGAAACCCACCAGGCCCGCCAGTTCCGCGGTGCCCTGGCTCCGTCCACCGACGGAACCGGCGGCACGCCGTGGCGGCGCTGCATCGTTGCCGAGGACGTGGTGGACGGCGTGGGCATCCCCGTTGCCGCCGGGGTGGTCTACGAGGCATCCCTGCACCCGGAACGGCTGTGGACCTACATCGAGGTGGCGCGGGACCACCGCCGTTCGGGCATCGGCGCCACGTTGCTGACCATGCTGCGCCGCGAAGCCGAACAGTCGCCGTCGGGCGTTTCCGCGCTCCGGGCCAAGGTTGAGCCCGGCTCGGCCGGCGCAGCCTTCGCCGAGCACTTCGGCCTGGCCCCCATCCAGCGCTCCCGGCTGGTCGTCGTGGAGCCGGGCGCCCTTCGGCTGCCCGTGTTCCCTGCCACGAACGACGGCGGGGGGCCGGCGAACGATGAAAACGCGGGCTCCGACGTGGTGATGGACCTCGCCACCGGGTCCGTGGAACTCACCGACGTTGTGGGCAGGTATTACACCTCCATCCACGACTGGGATTCTCCCGGTGTGCTGTCCGTGGGACAGGTGCAGCGGCTGTTCCTCGATGAGCTGACGGGTGCCCATGGCGCCATCGTGCTCCGTGCCAGGCCCGAATCGGCTTTCGGTTCCGGGGTGGCGCCGAGCAGGAAGGGCCGGATCCGCGCCTTCGCCGTGAGTTACGCGGCGCCGGCCGACCCGGACGCGGCACCCGGGCAGGAAGCTGCCGGGCCGGAAACACCTACGGATGTGTTCGTCGGCCACGAACCGGCGCTCGCAGCTGACGACGCCGCCGAGGCTGTCCGCGACATGCTTGCCCTCATCGCGTACCAGCACCCGGTGATGCTGGAACTGGATGACTCGATGACCGCCCTGCGCGCCGCCGTCGAGCCTTTGCTGGAAAGCGGCAAGGCCCGGCTCGCCGGCCCGGAAACCGTGGTGGTGTCGGACTAG
- a CDS encoding DMT family transporter gives MTHSPRLPLLAGLPLAVGAGLAIPVQGRINGALGTRLDDGIAAAVVSFSTGLVVMILISLLLPRGRAGLASILPAVRSRAFPRIYVLAGGIGALFVFAQSFTVGILGVALFTVATVTGQTVSGLIVDRLGIGPAGRKPVTGIRVIGCLLTIAAVAWAVSPRFTGASPGMGSDGGAGPDGGPAALLVPLLLPVAAGFLMSFQQAMNGTATVHYGTPIAATLVNFVAGCAVLWVAYAVKVAVAGPGNPLPGEWWYYVGGPMGCIFIGLGALLVRSLGVLVTGLGMIAGQLLGSLALDVVLPAPGSVVAPATVLGTVLTLAAIVLATLPWPRGALRR, from the coding sequence ATGACCCACAGCCCCCGCCTGCCGCTGCTGGCAGGCCTTCCCCTCGCGGTGGGCGCGGGACTTGCCATTCCTGTCCAGGGCCGTATCAACGGAGCCCTCGGCACGCGCCTTGATGACGGCATCGCCGCAGCCGTGGTGAGTTTCAGCACAGGCCTGGTGGTCATGATCCTCATTTCGCTCCTGCTGCCGCGCGGCCGCGCCGGGCTGGCCAGCATCCTCCCGGCGGTCCGCAGCCGGGCTTTTCCCCGGATCTACGTCCTGGCCGGCGGCATCGGCGCGCTCTTCGTCTTCGCGCAGTCCTTCACGGTGGGCATCCTCGGCGTGGCGCTGTTCACCGTCGCCACCGTGACCGGCCAGACCGTCAGCGGGCTGATCGTGGACCGGCTGGGCATCGGACCCGCGGGCCGGAAACCGGTGACGGGCATCCGCGTCATCGGGTGCCTGCTGACCATCGCCGCCGTGGCATGGGCAGTTTCGCCCCGGTTCACCGGAGCTTCGCCCGGTATGGGATCCGACGGCGGGGCAGGTCCCGACGGCGGCCCGGCGGCACTCCTGGTCCCCCTCCTGCTGCCGGTGGCGGCGGGCTTCCTCATGAGTTTCCAGCAGGCCATGAACGGGACCGCCACCGTCCACTACGGGACGCCCATCGCCGCCACCCTGGTCAACTTCGTTGCCGGCTGCGCGGTGCTGTGGGTGGCCTACGCCGTCAAGGTCGCCGTGGCGGGTCCCGGCAACCCGCTGCCGGGGGAGTGGTGGTACTACGTGGGCGGTCCCATGGGCTGCATCTTCATCGGGCTGGGGGCGCTGCTGGTCCGCAGCCTGGGCGTCCTGGTGACCGGGCTGGGGATGATCGCCGGGCAGCTACTCGGCTCGCTGGCCCTGGACGTGGTGCTGCCGGCGCCGGGCAGCGTGGTGGCCCCGGCCACTGTCCTTGGCACCGTCCTGACCCTTGCCGCCATAGTCCTGGCAACCCTGCCCTGGCCGCGCGGCGCCCTGCGCAGGTAG
- the dusB gene encoding tRNA dihydrouridine synthase DusB, which yields MTVAATPPAPKLELPPLKLGPITVDTPVILAPMAGITNSAFRRLCREYGGGMYVAEMVTSRALVERTPESLRIISHDEDEQVRSVQLYGVDPVTVGAAVRMLVEEDRADHIDLNFGCPVPKVTRRGGGSALPWKIDLFTSIVQTAVREAAKGNVPLTIKMRKGIDDDHLTYLDAGRIARDAGVAAVALHGRTAAQFYSGQADWSAIARLREALPDIPVLGNGDIWSAEDAVRMVRETGVDGVVVGRGCQGRPWLFGDLQAAFEGSDVRHKPNLGQVAQGVYRHAELMVETFGDEGKALREIRKHIAWYFKGYVVGGELRTRMALVNSLEELRAALDELDTESPYPGSDAEGPRGRAGSPKKPALPKDWLESRALNDDQSREISAAELDVSGG from the coding sequence GTGACTGTTGCAGCAACCCCTCCCGCCCCCAAGCTGGAACTCCCGCCCCTGAAGCTGGGTCCCATTACCGTGGACACGCCGGTGATCCTGGCACCCATGGCAGGGATCACCAACTCCGCATTCCGCCGTTTGTGCCGTGAGTACGGCGGCGGCATGTACGTGGCGGAGATGGTGACCTCCCGCGCCCTCGTGGAAAGGACCCCGGAGTCCCTGCGCATCATTTCGCATGACGAGGACGAACAGGTCCGGTCCGTCCAGCTGTACGGCGTGGACCCCGTGACTGTCGGCGCGGCCGTGCGGATGCTCGTCGAGGAAGACCGCGCAGACCACATCGACCTCAACTTCGGCTGCCCGGTGCCCAAAGTCACCCGTCGGGGCGGCGGCTCTGCCCTGCCCTGGAAGATCGACCTCTTCACGTCCATCGTGCAGACGGCCGTCAGGGAAGCCGCCAAGGGCAACGTCCCGCTGACCATCAAAATGCGCAAGGGCATCGACGACGACCACCTCACGTACCTCGACGCCGGGCGCATCGCCCGGGATGCCGGTGTAGCCGCCGTCGCCCTTCACGGCAGGACCGCCGCGCAGTTCTACTCCGGACAGGCAGACTGGTCAGCCATTGCGCGGCTGCGCGAGGCGCTGCCGGACATCCCGGTGCTGGGCAACGGCGACATCTGGTCCGCTGAAGACGCCGTCCGCATGGTGCGCGAAACCGGCGTGGACGGTGTAGTGGTGGGCCGCGGCTGCCAGGGCCGGCCTTGGCTGTTCGGGGACCTGCAGGCCGCATTCGAGGGCAGCGACGTCCGGCATAAGCCGAACCTGGGCCAGGTGGCCCAGGGAGTCTACCGCCACGCCGAACTGATGGTGGAAACCTTTGGTGACGAGGGCAAGGCGCTGCGGGAGATCCGCAAGCACATCGCCTGGTACTTCAAGGGCTACGTGGTGGGCGGCGAACTCCGTACCCGGATGGCACTGGTCAACAGCCTCGAGGAGCTGCGCGCAGCCCTGGACGAGCTGGACACCGAATCTCCCTACCCCGGCAGCGATGCCGAGGGCCCGCGCGGCCGTGCCGGTTCCCCCAAGAAGCCGGCGCTGCCCAAGGACTGGCTCGAGTCCCGGGCCCTTAATGACGACCAGTCGCGTGAGATCTCCGCGGCGGAACTGGATGTCTCCGGTGGCTGA
- a CDS encoding alpha/beta hydrolase, translated as MANSSTGKNGGSRPAGASAAPREAVLSVLGPSAPTRGVVLVLHGGKSQSREPVEARHLSPARMVPFAWDLHRAGRKHGLAVWSLRNSVRGWNGADMAPLHDARWALAQIQEQHPGVPVFLVGHSMGGLTALCAADHPAVEAVVALAPWLSPATPVSGVASRKVLIVHGTTDRWTSPAASLMFARRAAGSAASMQYVALKGAGHFMLRKIRLWQSLTTGFVIKAFAESIDADIALPRDFGRQLPESAVQVTL; from the coding sequence ATGGCCAACAGCAGTACTGGGAAGAACGGTGGATCGCGTCCTGCAGGGGCATCTGCGGCTCCCCGCGAGGCAGTGCTGAGCGTCCTGGGCCCGTCCGCTCCCACCCGGGGCGTGGTCCTGGTCCTGCACGGCGGCAAGTCGCAAAGCCGGGAACCCGTCGAGGCACGGCACCTCAGTCCGGCAAGGATGGTGCCGTTCGCGTGGGACCTGCACCGCGCCGGCCGGAAACACGGGCTGGCAGTGTGGTCCCTGCGCAACAGCGTCCGCGGCTGGAACGGTGCGGACATGGCGCCGCTCCACGATGCCCGGTGGGCTCTTGCACAGATCCAGGAGCAGCACCCCGGCGTGCCCGTGTTCCTGGTGGGGCACTCCATGGGCGGCCTCACCGCCCTCTGCGCCGCTGACCATCCCGCGGTGGAGGCCGTCGTCGCACTGGCTCCCTGGCTCAGCCCTGCAACGCCCGTCTCCGGGGTGGCGAGCCGCAAGGTGCTCATTGTCCATGGCACCACGGACAGGTGGACCAGCCCCGCGGCGTCGCTCATGTTTGCCCGGCGGGCAGCAGGCAGCGCCGCCAGCATGCAGTACGTGGCACTGAAGGGGGCGGGACACTTCATGCTCCGAAAAATCCGGTTGTGGCAGTCCCTCACCACCGGTTTTGTGATCAAGGCCTTTGCCGAGAGCATCGACGCGGACATCGCCCTGCCCCGGGACTTCGGGCGGCAGCTCCCGGAATCAGCCGTCCAAGTGACCCTCTGA